Genomic window ([Eubacterium] hominis):
ATTTATTTGTAGAAGGCTATACACCAAGACAAAGAACAGATGTATTAAGTGCTTCTGCATTAGAAGATATCCGTAACCGTGTACACAATGGAGCTGTCATCAGTGCATGGTTAGTTGGTGCTGCTGTACAGGAAATCATGGTTTACGATGAAGAAAACCAGATAATTAAAGTTATGGGTAATGACCCATATGCTGACAAGCACACCATTACTATTTCCGATATGTACGCCCTTTATTCTTATAACTTGAATGTTATGGAAGATATCGGTGAAACAGATGATATCGATATGTTAGGAAACCGTCGAATCCGTTCCGTTGGTGAATTGATTCAGAACCAGTTCCGTATCGGTTTAAGTCGTATGGAAAGAGTTGTTAAAGAACGTATGTCTATTGCGGACATCGCTACGTTAACACCTAAAAAATTAACGAATATCCGTCCATTGACTGCAGCAATTAAAGAGTTCTTCTCAAGTTCTCAGTTGTCACAGTTTATGGATCAGCAGAATCCTTTGGCAGAGCTTACGAATAAACGTCGTATTTCCGCATTAGGACCTGGTGGTTTAACAAGAGATCGTGCTGGTTTTGAAGTACGTGACGTTCACAGTTCTCACTATGGTAGAATTTGTCCAATCGAGACACCAGAAGGTCCAAACATCGGTTTGATCAACAACTTAACATCTTATGGAAAAATCAATGAATATGGTTTCATTCAGACACCATATCGTATCGTAAATCCTGATGGAACCGTGCGTGATGAGGCAATTTATCTGTCCGCAGATGAAGAAGCAGATTACGTTATCGCTCAGGCCAACGAGGTCATCGATGGACGTTTGGTAAATGAACGTGTCGTAGCCCGTAAAGCCGGAGATACCATCATCGCTCGTCGTGAAGAAGTAGAATTGGCCGACGTTTCGCCAAAACAGATCGTATCTGTAGCGACTGCCTGCGTTCCTTTCCTGGAAAATGACGATGCTTCCCGTGCCTTGATGGGTGCGAACATGCAGCGTCAGGCCGTACCTTTATTAAAACCTCACTCACCATATGTAGGAACTGGTATCGAATATAAGATTGCCAAGGACTCAGGTGTTGGTGTAGTTGCGAAAGAAGACGGTGTGATTGAATACGTTGATTCTCAGCGTATCGTTGTCGCAAAAGATGATGGCGATCGTCATGAATACCGTTTACGTAAATTCCAGCGTTCTAACAATGGGACAAATATCAACCAGAGCCCAATTGTGAAAAAAGGTGAACGTATTGAAAAAGGTGACATCTTAGCGGATGGACCATCTATGGAAAATGGTGAACTTGCTCTTGGACAAAACGTAACCATTGCTTATATGACATGGTATGGTTATAACTACGAGGATGCCATCATTATGAGTGAACGTCTTGTTCGTGATGACGTTTATACATCCATTCATATCGAAGAATACGACATTGACTGTCGTGAAACAAAGCTTGGACCTGAAGAAATTACACGTGACATTCCAAATGTTAGCGAGAATGCATGCCGTAACTTAGACAGCCGTGGTATCATCATGGTTGGTGCGGAAGTTATGGAAGGCGACATTCTGGTTGGTAAGGTTACGCCAAAAGGTCAAAGCGAAATTTCTCCAGAAGAAAAACTGCTGTTGGCAATCTTTGGTGAAAAATCACGTGAAGTACGTGACAACTCATTGAAGGTACCACATGGTGGTGCTGGTATTGTTCATAGTATCCGTATCTTCAAGAGAAGTGAAGGACATGAACTTCCACCTGGAGTAAATGAAACAGTAAAAGTATATATCGTTCAGAAACGTAAGATTTCTGAAGGTGATAAAATGGCCGGACGTCATGGTAACAAGGGTGTCATCTCTAAGATTTTACCAGTAGAAGATATGCCTTATATGCCAGATGGAACGCCAGTAGATATCATGTTGAACCCATTCGGTGTGCCATCTCGTATGAACATCGGACAGGTACTAGAAATCCACTTAGGATATGCAGCTAAGAAATTAGGTGTAAAATTCTCGACTCCAGTATTCGATGGTATCAACAATCAGGAATTAAGTGACATCATGAAAGAAGCAGACATGACAGTTGATGGTAAACAGGTATTGTACGATGGACGTACTGGTGAACCATTCGATGAACGTATCGCTGTCGGTGTTATGTACATGATCAAGCTTGCCCACATGGTTGACGATAAACTGCATGCCCGTGCAACTGGACCTTACTCACTTGTTACTCAGCAGCCATTAGGTGGTAAAGCACAGAATGGTGGTCAGAGATTTGGTGAAATGGAGGTTTGGGCACTAGAAGCATATGGTGCTGCACATACACTTCAGGAAATCTTAACGATTAAATCAGATGATATCGTAGGTCGTACAAAAACTTATGAAGCTATCATCAAAGGTAAAGATATTCCAGAACCAGGTATCCCAGAATCATTCCGTGTATTAACACACGAATTACAGGCTCTTGCCATCGATGTGAAGATGCTGGATGAAGATGGAAACGAAGTAGATATTAGTAAAGAAGATGGAAATGAAGCAGTTGCTGCACCACTTCCACCTGTAGAAGATAAAGTAGAAAATGAAGAAGACATCAACGATTTAGCAATCGATGATGAAAATGAAGATGTTGATGATGATATCGATGCAGAAGAAGATTTGGATCTAAGCGAAGAAGATTTAGA
Coding sequences:
- a CDS encoding DNA-directed RNA polymerase subunit beta, with amino-acid sequence MDKKQPYRIVASGKKAERRDYSKVSGHLELPNLVEIQTDSFEWFKNEGIEEVFNEIYPIQNYGGNIKLKFTGYEFGEPKYNAEESMYRECNFAAPLKARMELEITDNTTGEVINKWEDVFLGDFPLMTETGTFIINGAERVIVSQIVRSPGAYFATGYDEKTGKESFSCELIPSRGTWLEFMTEMKKASTGRLLNMSIDRKRKMLSTILFKAIGMSVDLDRSEDPHDTTAIKTFLNAMGRTVVEDLPQDDENREFMDLYLTLYAAYFGKYEEIENTLLADKVKTRQEALLSIYENQRSDEIPTLDGSITLMNAKFFDPRRYDLTKAGRYKLRKKLNAINRIDKHRLAQDILAADGSVYMASGTMIHRDERNSLRGELEKGMYVNAFPFNPLFNHPDKVSVPTSNNLGLVGRVLASDVELPDETLFEGSILTKQDVEKLVASMDKVNVHGGIIAKEVVLTKENVNAVLNYGQRLYALGRLTDAQGNDLLNEEDDLFVEGYTPRQRTDVLSASALEDIRNRVHNGAVISAWLVGAAVQEIMVYDEENQIIKVMGNDPYADKHTITISDMYALYSYNLNVMEDIGETDDIDMLGNRRIRSVGELIQNQFRIGLSRMERVVKERMSIADIATLTPKKLTNIRPLTAAIKEFFSSSQLSQFMDQQNPLAELTNKRRISALGPGGLTRDRAGFEVRDVHSSHYGRICPIETPEGPNIGLINNLTSYGKINEYGFIQTPYRIVNPDGTVRDEAIYLSADEEADYVIAQANEVIDGRLVNERVVARKAGDTIIARREEVELADVSPKQIVSVATACVPFLENDDASRALMGANMQRQAVPLLKPHSPYVGTGIEYKIAKDSGVGVVAKEDGVIEYVDSQRIVVAKDDGDRHEYRLRKFQRSNNGTNINQSPIVKKGERIEKGDILADGPSMENGELALGQNVTIAYMTWYGYNYEDAIIMSERLVRDDVYTSIHIEEYDIDCRETKLGPEEITRDIPNVSENACRNLDSRGIIMVGAEVMEGDILVGKVTPKGQSEISPEEKLLLAIFGEKSREVRDNSLKVPHGGAGIVHSIRIFKRSEGHELPPGVNETVKVYIVQKRKISEGDKMAGRHGNKGVISKILPVEDMPYMPDGTPVDIMLNPFGVPSRMNIGQVLEIHLGYAAKKLGVKFSTPVFDGINNQELSDIMKEADMTVDGKQVLYDGRTGEPFDERIAVGVMYMIKLAHMVDDKLHARATGPYSLVTQQPLGGKAQNGGQRFGEMEVWALEAYGAAHTLQEILTIKSDDIVGRTKTYEAIIKGKDIPEPGIPESFRVLTHELQALAIDVKMLDEDGNEVDISKEDGNEAVAAPLPPVEDKVENEEDINDLAIDDENEDVDDDIDAEEDLDLSEEDLDEELLTDDEDEENVEEA